One window of Burkholderia vietnamiensis LMG 10929 genomic DNA carries:
- the rlmB gene encoding 23S rRNA (guanosine(2251)-2'-O)-methyltransferase RlmB, with product MSRLKVLYGFHAVTARMRHDASTVAEVLYDQTRRDRRMQEFLHAAKEAGVRLIAADETRLWGLAHTERHQGVVARVEDVPLAQNLSELLDGIQGPALLLVLDGVTDPHNLGACLRVADAAGAHAVIAPRDRAVGLNATAAKVASGAADTVPYITVTNLARALRELKDAGVWIIGTADEASGTLYDTKLDGPVAIVMGAEGEGMRRLTRDTCDDVMSIPMAGSVESLNVSVASGVCLYEAVRQRRVKG from the coding sequence ATGTCACGTCTGAAGGTTCTTTACGGTTTCCATGCGGTGACCGCACGTATGCGGCACGATGCGTCGACGGTTGCGGAGGTGTTGTACGACCAGACGCGCCGCGATCGCCGCATGCAGGAGTTCCTGCACGCCGCGAAGGAAGCGGGCGTGCGGCTGATCGCGGCCGACGAAACGCGTCTGTGGGGGCTCGCGCATACCGAGCGCCATCAAGGCGTCGTCGCGCGCGTCGAGGACGTTCCGCTCGCGCAGAACCTGTCCGAGCTGCTCGACGGCATCCAGGGCCCGGCGCTGCTGCTGGTGCTCGACGGCGTCACCGATCCGCACAACCTCGGCGCGTGCCTGCGCGTCGCCGACGCGGCGGGCGCCCATGCGGTGATCGCGCCGCGTGACCGCGCCGTCGGCCTGAACGCGACGGCCGCGAAGGTCGCGAGCGGCGCGGCCGACACCGTGCCGTACATCACCGTCACCAACCTCGCCCGCGCGCTGCGCGAGCTGAAGGACGCGGGCGTGTGGATCATCGGCACCGCCGACGAAGCGTCGGGCACGCTGTACGACACGAAGCTCGACGGCCCCGTGGCGATCGTGATGGGCGCGGAAGGCGAAGGCATGCGCCGGCTCACGCGCGACACGTGCGACGACGTGATGAGCATCCCGATGGCCGGCAGCGTCGAAAGCCTGAACGTGTCGGTCGCGAGCGGCGTATGCCTGTACGAAGCGGTACGGCAGCGGCGCGTGAAGGGCTGA